GCCTCCAGGGACGCCGGGTGGACGACCGGCGCCTGAGCGACGTAGTGGGGCTCGACGTGCGCATACTGCGGCGCGCGCAGCACCGCCTGGAATTGCGCATGCGCTCGGGAGAGCGCGTGCCGCTCACGCCCTACTATGTGGTGAGCTTTGGAATGGCCGGCGTGCCCCGCCTGAGCGGGTTTCTCGGCTTCGAGCCGACAGTGGTTCAGCAAGGCCGCCGGTGGTGAGGGAGATGTGGAGGTGCGGAGGTGTGGAGGTGTGGAGGTGTAGAGGTGTGGGCGCGTGCAACAAATAGACTCACATCTCCGCATCTCTACAGCTCCACATCTCCACACCTCTACAGCTCCACACCTCTAGCGCCCCACCGCGGCCAGCAGGCGTTCAGGCTGGCCGCGGTATTCGTTCCAGGAGATCTCGCCGCGGACGATGCCATCGAGGACGCGCCAGAGGGTAGCGTTAACTGGCGCGGGGATGCCGCGCATGGCGGCCTCCGCGGCGACGGCCCCATAGAGAAACTCGCCTTCGGAGCGGGTGCGACCCGCCCGCAGGTCTCGTAGCAGCGACGGGTCTTTGCCGCCGCGCCCCCGGCCCACCAGGCGGCGCATCAGCGGACGCAGGGCGGCGCCGGGCAGCAGCCGCGCCAGCCAGACAATCGTCGCCGCCGGATATCCCGGCAGATTGACCGGACGCGCGCCCATAGCGTTCATCACCGCCAGCGCCTCGCGTACCGCCCGCAGGTCAACGTCAATCAGACGGTTGTCGGCGTAAATACGCTCCACCGGCATATCGAGAATAGCCGCCAGGGCGTTGCCCAGCATGTTCAGCAACGCCTTGGACCACTTGAGAGCGCGTGGGTCGGCGTAGGCGCGGGTGGGGAAATTGGCGGCGCGGAAGGCCGCCAGCCAGCGCTCCAGGTCGGTGGATGGATCCATAGAGGCCAGACCGACGCCGCCGAGTTTGGTGATCACGATCTCGGTGGGGCCGGGGATCTCCACCGAGGTGGTGATGGCGCCGGCAATCACGCGCGTCAACCCGAAGGCTTCGACCAGGCGCTCTTCATTGCCGATGCCGTTCTGCAACGAGAGAACGCGCTGCGGCGCCAGGTCGCGCAGGGTCTGGATCGCTCCTGGCGTGTCGTAACCCTTCACGCAGAGGATGGCCAGGTCGGGGCGCCGGCAGGGTTCGGGCAACTCGCCAGGGGCGGCGGCGGCAGCCAGGCGCACCTGCCTGACGCCGTCGGGGAAGCCGATC
This genomic stretch from Chloroflexaceae bacterium harbors:
- a CDS encoding 2-dehydropantoate 2-reductase, which codes for MAIVVVGGGAIGLQVAGRLTLAGTEPTALLARPASVRALSVAPLRIGFPDGVRQVRLAAAAAPGELPEPCRRPDLAILCVKGYDTPGAIQTLRDLAPQRVLSLQNGIGNEERLVEAFGLTRVIAGAITTSVEIPGPTEIVITKLGGVGLASMDPSTDLERWLAAFRAANFPTRAYADPRALKWSKALLNMLGNALAAILDMPVERIYADNRLIDVDLRAVREALAVMNAMGARPVNLPGYPAATIVWLARLLPGAALRPLMRRLVGRGRGGKDPSLLRDLRAGRTRSEGEFLYGAVAAEAAMRGIPAPVNATLWRVLDGIVRGEISWNEYRGQPERLLAAVGR